A single window of Granulicella sibirica DNA harbors:
- a CDS encoding TonB-dependent receptor — protein sequence MTNNVLNRKLRGCFAPLVLFGLTALASAQSTTQGAISGTVFDSSDAAVPGVEVAIHNDGTNAEVVLKSDGSGFYKAPQLPPGTYTVTFTFPGFNTQRSSDVSVQVNFVTEVSPHLKAGGETQVVEVTAQAPVLKFDTPAYGGQLSNQEIENIPINNRRWSSLSLLTPGVTNDAQGFGLISFRAIQPQLNNVEIDGADDNQVFYGEERGRTRAGYSTAQTAIREFQINTGVYSAEFGRAVGGVINSVTKSGTNQFHGELYFYHRDQQWSASNQFTSTIAYDPVAGTASKVFFKPKDKRNQYGFGVGGPLIKDKLFFFYAFDRFQRVFPGTGSAASASFYTPLTAAQSATLATSIQNGTGVATSATTASAAYNNLIAAANTDLGTTPRIGFQIINTPKLDYQINAKNTVSLLYHRLRWDSPGGVQTQSNVFYGKEGFAQDFVKLDYTLAKLDTTINSNLTNEARYQYGRELNDESALPNGSFVNKYLTFNGNTPQVNLNNGSQGFIAGQPYYAFRPALPDERKWQIGDTALAQIGRHAVKFGLDIVHNYDLQNTLGYSGYSPNGTYNYTSILAFAQDALSGVGGGCGTTAGGVYTPAGCYSYFHQTVGGTTFDLATVDYGFFAQDDWKLTPRLTLNLGVRYDYESIPGQQANLVVSSFAPSANQISDKNNIAPRLGFAYDPFGLGKTVVRGGFGIYYGRIPNVNILGARFASGAAAGQLSYNIPSPTSAGAPLLPALPSSFVGQTPDIQYIDSHFQNPYTEQFDLAVQQDLGWGTVLSLSYLGALGRELPNSLNLNINPANAYTVNYTVLAGTDGTCGTLTCGAVIPVKVYGQRRAGSSASVNLNPAYGAVYAGVSNVNSNYHGATVGVTKRANNFLSFDINYTWSHALDYNQTSVTGFSSNNFFDPYGNAKANYGNSYLNVRHRAVGWAILNLPGTRGHRFVDGATNGWSIKPALQVQSGLPYSASVNGTTAPAQCTATGCLQAVNSGLSGLAVTYLPAVGRNTNTYPRDLVIDVRIQKDFKLTDRFNLQFVGEAFNVANFQNITSLVTTAYNVASTSNATSSSGTLTYQPRTATGGFGYVNSVNSNFAYSPRNIQAGARLFF from the coding sequence ATGACCAACAACGTACTCAATAGAAAGCTGCGAGGGTGTTTCGCCCCCCTCGTCCTCTTCGGCTTGACTGCTCTCGCATCCGCCCAATCGACCACCCAGGGAGCCATCTCCGGCACAGTGTTCGACTCATCGGACGCAGCCGTCCCCGGTGTTGAGGTCGCGATTCATAACGACGGAACGAACGCTGAAGTTGTCCTGAAGAGTGACGGCAGCGGTTTCTACAAAGCGCCGCAACTCCCCCCCGGCACCTACACGGTGACCTTCACCTTCCCCGGCTTCAACACCCAGCGTTCCTCGGACGTAAGCGTTCAGGTTAACTTCGTCACGGAAGTCAGCCCACATCTCAAGGCCGGCGGTGAGACCCAGGTCGTTGAAGTCACTGCGCAGGCTCCCGTCCTCAAGTTCGATACCCCGGCCTATGGTGGTCAGCTCTCGAACCAGGAGATCGAGAACATCCCCATCAACAACCGCCGCTGGTCGAGCCTTTCGCTGCTCACTCCCGGCGTGACCAATGACGCTCAGGGCTTCGGACTCATCTCCTTCCGCGCCATCCAGCCTCAGCTCAACAACGTCGAGATCGACGGCGCCGACGACAACCAGGTCTTCTACGGCGAAGAGCGTGGCCGCACTCGCGCCGGCTACTCCACCGCCCAGACCGCGATTCGCGAGTTCCAGATCAACACCGGCGTCTACTCGGCCGAATTCGGACGCGCCGTGGGCGGGGTCATCAACTCGGTCACCAAGAGCGGCACCAACCAGTTTCACGGCGAACTGTACTTCTATCACCGCGATCAGCAGTGGAGCGCATCCAACCAGTTCACCAGCACCATCGCCTACGATCCAGTCGCCGGTACCGCAAGCAAGGTCTTCTTCAAGCCCAAGGACAAGCGCAACCAGTATGGCTTCGGGGTCGGCGGCCCGCTGATCAAGGATAAGCTCTTCTTCTTCTATGCCTTCGACCGCTTCCAGCGCGTCTTCCCGGGGACCGGCTCCGCTGCCTCCGCCTCCTTCTACACCCCGCTCACCGCTGCGCAGTCTGCCACGCTGGCTACCAGCATTCAGAACGGCACTGGCGTTGCGACGAGCGCCACGACGGCATCCGCGGCCTATAACAACCTCATCGCTGCCGCCAACACCGACCTCGGGACCACGCCGCGCATCGGCTTCCAGATCATCAACACCCCCAAACTCGACTACCAGATCAACGCGAAGAACACGGTCAGCCTCCTCTATCACCGCCTCCGCTGGGATTCCCCTGGCGGCGTTCAGACGCAGTCGAACGTCTTCTACGGCAAGGAAGGCTTCGCCCAGGATTTCGTGAAGCTGGATTACACCCTGGCCAAGCTCGATACGACCATCAACTCCAACCTCACCAATGAAGCACGGTATCAGTATGGTCGCGAGCTCAACGATGAGAGCGCCCTGCCGAACGGCAGCTTCGTCAACAAGTACCTCACCTTCAACGGCAATACCCCGCAGGTCAACCTCAACAACGGATCACAGGGATTCATCGCCGGCCAGCCCTACTACGCCTTCCGCCCCGCGCTTCCTGATGAGCGCAAGTGGCAGATCGGCGACACCGCCCTTGCCCAGATTGGCCGGCACGCCGTCAAATTCGGCCTCGACATCGTGCACAACTACGATCTGCAGAACACTCTCGGTTACTCCGGCTACTCGCCGAATGGAACCTATAACTACACATCGATCCTCGCTTTCGCGCAGGATGCGCTGAGCGGGGTCGGCGGAGGCTGCGGCACGACCGCTGGGGGTGTCTACACACCGGCTGGCTGCTACAGCTACTTCCACCAGACGGTCGGTGGAACGACCTTCGATCTCGCCACCGTCGACTACGGCTTCTTCGCGCAGGATGACTGGAAACTCACGCCCCGCCTCACGCTCAATCTGGGTGTTCGCTACGACTACGAGTCCATCCCCGGACAGCAGGCGAACCTCGTGGTCTCCAGCTTCGCCCCCAGCGCAAACCAGATCAGTGACAAGAACAACATTGCCCCGCGCCTCGGCTTCGCCTACGACCCCTTCGGCCTCGGCAAGACCGTCGTCCGTGGCGGCTTTGGCATCTACTATGGCCGGATTCCCAACGTCAACATCCTCGGCGCCCGGTTTGCCTCAGGTGCTGCCGCGGGTCAGTTGAGCTACAACATCCCGTCCCCCACTTCCGCCGGCGCTCCCCTGTTACCGGCGCTCCCCTCCAGCTTCGTCGGGCAGACACCCGATATTCAGTACATCGATTCGCACTTTCAGAATCCCTACACCGAACAGTTCGACCTTGCTGTGCAGCAGGATCTCGGCTGGGGCACCGTGCTTTCGCTCAGCTACCTCGGTGCCCTCGGCCGTGAGCTCCCCAACAGCCTCAACCTCAACATCAACCCGGCCAACGCCTACACCGTCAACTACACCGTGCTTGCGGGCACGGATGGCACCTGCGGAACGTTGACGTGCGGTGCCGTCATCCCGGTCAAGGTCTATGGCCAGCGTCGCGCCGGGTCGAGCGCCAGCGTAAACCTTAACCCCGCGTACGGTGCCGTCTATGCCGGGGTCAGCAACGTCAACTCGAACTACCATGGAGCCACCGTCGGCGTTACGAAACGCGCCAACAACTTCCTGAGCTTTGACATCAACTACACCTGGTCGCACGCGCTCGACTACAACCAGACCTCCGTCACCGGCTTCAGCAGCAACAACTTCTTTGACCCCTACGGCAACGCCAAGGCGAACTACGGAAACTCGTACCTCAACGTGCGCCATCGGGCCGTCGGCTGGGCTATCCTCAACCTCCCCGGCACCAGGGGGCACCGCTTCGTGGACGGAGCCACCAACGGCTGGTCGATCAAACCCGCATTGCAGGTGCAATCCGGTCTTCCGTACAGCGCATCCGTCAACGGCACCACGGCCCCTGCGCAATGCACCGCAACCGGCTGCCTCCAGGCCGTCAACAGCGGTCTCTCCGGTCTTGCCGTCACGTATCTCCCAGCGGTCGGTCGCAATACCAACACCTACCCACGCGACCTCGTGATCGACGTCCGCATCCAGAAGGACTTCAAGCTCACGGACCGCTTCAATCTTCAGTTCGTCGGCGAAGCCTTCAACGTCGCCAATTTCCAGAACATTACCAGCCTCGTGACGACCGCTTACAATGTCGCCTCAACATCGAACGCAACGAGTTCCTCGGGAACCCTCACCTATCAGCCCCGCACCGCAACCGGCGGCTTTGGCTACGTCAACTCCGTCAACAGCAACTTCGCCTACAGCCCGCGCAACATTCAGGCTGGAGCGCGATTGTTCTTCTAG
- the obgE gene encoding GTPase ObgE, with protein sequence MFIDEARIRVKAGDGGNGCMAFRREKFVPRGGPSGGDGGHGGDVVMSASLSHNTLVHFRFNPEHKSQRGGHGLGSNCSGYSGEHTVLQVPLGTLLFDDDTGELIHDFTRLNDQIVIAKGGRGGRGNQHFATSTHQAPREHELGRAGEERNYRLELRLLADAGLVGYPNVGKSTLISRISAAKPKVADYAFTTLEPNLGVVSVGDWPHTQSFTVADLPGLIEGAHLGAGLGIQFLKHIERTSVIVHLVDVSDGSGREDPVEDYKVITEELKSFDPELVKKPTVLVAAKIDVANPEKLKKLTAMAKRRKLPFYAMSAVTGEGIEPLKFALAELVATHRPISLEEEAPAPEKTKPAYPPPPSSARRRSS encoded by the coding sequence ATGTTTATTGATGAAGCAAGAATTCGAGTAAAAGCCGGAGACGGTGGAAACGGCTGCATGGCGTTCCGGCGGGAGAAGTTCGTGCCGCGCGGGGGGCCGTCGGGCGGGGACGGCGGGCACGGCGGAGACGTCGTCATGTCGGCGTCGTTGAGCCACAATACGCTGGTGCACTTCCGGTTCAATCCGGAGCATAAGTCACAGCGCGGCGGGCACGGGTTGGGGTCGAACTGCTCAGGGTACTCGGGCGAGCATACGGTGCTGCAGGTGCCACTGGGCACGCTGCTCTTCGACGACGATACCGGCGAGCTGATCCATGACTTTACCCGGCTGAATGATCAGATCGTGATCGCCAAGGGCGGGCGCGGCGGGCGCGGGAATCAACACTTTGCGACCAGTACGCACCAGGCTCCGCGAGAGCATGAGCTTGGGCGAGCGGGTGAGGAGCGGAACTATCGGCTGGAGTTGCGGCTGCTGGCAGATGCCGGGTTGGTCGGGTACCCGAATGTCGGGAAGTCGACGTTGATTTCGAGGATTTCGGCGGCGAAGCCGAAGGTGGCGGATTATGCGTTTACGACGCTTGAGCCGAACCTTGGGGTCGTGTCGGTGGGGGATTGGCCGCATACGCAGTCGTTTACCGTGGCGGATCTGCCGGGGCTGATCGAAGGGGCGCACCTTGGGGCGGGGCTGGGGATCCAGTTTCTGAAGCATATCGAACGGACGAGCGTGATCGTGCACCTTGTCGATGTGTCGGATGGGTCGGGGCGCGAGGATCCTGTCGAGGACTACAAGGTGATCACCGAGGAGTTGAAGAGCTTCGATCCCGAGCTGGTGAAGAAGCCAACCGTGCTTGTGGCGGCGAAGATTGATGTCGCGAACCCGGAGAAGCTCAAGAAGCTGACGGCGATGGCGAAAAGGCGGAAGCTTCCCTTCTATGCGATGTCGGCAGTGACGGGCGAGGGGATTGAGCCACTGAAGTTCGCTCTGGCGGAACTGGTGGCGACGCATCGGCCGATCTCGCTCGAGGAAGAGGCGCCTGCCCCGGAGAAGACGAAGCCCGCGTATCCGCCACCGCCGAGTTCGGCGAGGCGGCGGTCCAGCTAG
- a CDS encoding family 43 glycosylhydrolase: MPSKLLLLLLLALPITLQAQGSEAPKPLFRDPIHDGAADPTIIWNRATKQWWMFYTNRRADMTLPPKDVSWLHGTRLGIATSPDGAHWTYKGIAEIPNTRPDSTHWAPEIIDANGEYHMYLTLVPGIFKDWNAPREIDHLTSPDLVHWTFDRKLDLASGRVIDPCVFPLGNGKWRMWYKDEADHSYIHQADSTDLSHWTPSGVAISDIHSEGPKVFRWKGQNWLIVDAWDGLAVYHSATLDHWQSQPSRILAIPGTHPTDRTLGHHCDVIVSGGRAYIFYFTHQSGPDLDPNIPNSKQRTVLQVAELHLEGDTIIADRDIPTHIHLDPGASFLDE, translated from the coding sequence ATGCCCTCCAAACTCCTCCTCCTGCTCCTCCTGGCCCTCCCGATAACCCTCCAAGCCCAGGGCTCCGAAGCCCCCAAACCCCTCTTCCGCGACCCCATCCACGACGGTGCCGCCGACCCCACGATCATCTGGAACCGCGCCACGAAACAGTGGTGGATGTTCTACACCAACCGCCGCGCCGACATGACTCTTCCTCCGAAAGACGTCTCCTGGCTCCACGGCACCCGTCTCGGCATCGCCACCTCGCCTGACGGAGCCCATTGGACCTACAAAGGCATCGCCGAGATCCCCAACACCAGGCCCGACTCCACCCACTGGGCGCCAGAGATCATCGACGCAAATGGCGAATACCACATGTACCTCACCCTCGTTCCCGGCATCTTCAAGGACTGGAACGCCCCCCGCGAGATCGATCACCTCACCAGCCCCGACCTCGTTCACTGGACCTTCGACCGCAAGCTCGACCTCGCCTCCGGCCGCGTCATCGACCCCTGCGTCTTTCCCCTCGGCAACGGCAAATGGCGCATGTGGTACAAGGACGAGGCCGACCACAGCTACATCCACCAGGCTGACTCCACCGACCTCTCCCACTGGACCCCGTCCGGCGTCGCCATCTCCGACATCCACAGCGAGGGTCCTAAGGTCTTCCGTTGGAAAGGCCAGAACTGGCTCATCGTCGACGCCTGGGACGGCCTCGCCGTCTACCACTCCGCCACACTCGACCACTGGCAGTCCCAGCCCAGCCGCATCCTTGCAATCCCCGGAACCCACCCGACCGATCGCACGCTCGGCCACCACTGCGACGTCATCGTGAGCGGAGGCCGCGCCTACATCTTCTACTTCACTCACCAGTCCGGCCCCGACCTTGACCCGAACATCCCGAATTCAAAACAACGCACCGTCCTCCAGGTAGCCGAGCTTCACCTCGAAGGCGACACCATCATCGCCGACCGCGATATTCCCACCCACATCCACCTTGATCCTGGAGCCTCTTTCCTCGACGAATAG
- the nadD gene encoding nicotinate-nucleotide adenylyltransferase — MRVALFGGSFDPPHRGHVAIAKAAADAFRLDRVLFAPVGRQPLKRDALIASFEDRLAMVRLACEGDSRLVASDMDAPTGDGTPNYTVDTLVRLGARFPGAELFCVVGVDAFKDMPRWREPDRLRSLAEWIVVTRPGYSVEIAEAGGGKHLLETVHEDVSATDVRERLREGLRCQDLVPVQVLRYIEEHGLYRRQ; from the coding sequence ATGCGGGTCGCGCTGTTCGGTGGAAGCTTCGACCCGCCGCACCGGGGGCATGTGGCGATCGCCAAGGCTGCGGCCGATGCGTTTCGGCTTGATCGGGTGCTGTTTGCGCCGGTGGGGCGGCAGCCTCTGAAGCGGGATGCGCTGATTGCTTCGTTCGAGGATCGGCTTGCGATGGTACGGCTTGCTTGTGAGGGGGACTCACGGCTGGTGGCGTCGGATATGGATGCGCCGACTGGGGATGGAACTCCCAATTACACCGTGGATACGCTTGTCCGGCTCGGCGCGAGGTTTCCGGGCGCTGAGCTTTTTTGCGTCGTCGGCGTGGATGCGTTCAAGGATATGCCGCGGTGGCGGGAGCCGGACAGGCTGAGGTCGCTCGCGGAGTGGATCGTGGTGACTCGCCCGGGATATTCAGTGGAGATTGCCGAAGCTGGGGGGGGGAAGCACCTGCTCGAGACGGTGCATGAGGACGTGTCGGCGACGGATGTGCGCGAACGGCTGCGTGAAGGGCTGCGGTGCCAGGATCTCGTTCCGGTCCAGGTGCTGCGGTATATCGAGGAGCACGGCCTCTATCGACGGCAATAA
- a CDS encoding TonB-dependent receptor — protein sequence MPTPLRIAPATPGVRPYSTLVLGVLLAAQLQRLSAQSATDGAISGRIPGSVTIIARETETGLSMSTHCSRTGYFLLAHLPPGDYTIELTSPDGPPQRRTHIPVHLGLVTPLLQTTEHSRPSAESQAEAPEAAVPDSNSQDESLPTYAGLPATQNSLHLDGGDQTQGFSSTPQGSGTPVDPELSDESGQGLSDISATSRNASARSIRNAATPFTFAHAAIREFHLTGNTYSALYGHAAGGILTTTTRSGTVRFHGSAFGAVRDSAFAATNPYAEATTYNSGAITSAAVKPHDARQQFGATASGPIVPRRIFFFGAYEGQRRGFPAISSPEDPSFYTLSATQRALLANRGVSTAKTNTALNYLDSLTGSTPRRSDGDVAFAKLDLRPAERLNGSLQYNRARWNQPAAALSTPVVSRARASIGNTGDKVDTALARILVRPTESLANDLRLQYGRELQTQTPQTPLPQEPAIAPNGLAPEVAISPQGLIFGTPANLGRAAYPDERRLQFADLVSFAHGRQHLQAGIDFAAVHTRVSALNNQEGTFQYDSGATHGRAGGLVDWITDYTFNVNAYPNGGCPSITAADHLFCFRTFTQSFGQQQVVFNTQQWAGFLQNDIRIIPRLTLHVGARYDYDRLPPAQNPNSALDALFPQASTRLFPQDRNNIAPRLGLSLQAIGFTFHAGYGLFYGRLPGATIRAALLNTDLPTSTTRIRITPSTTTACPQVQNQGFGYPCAYLASPAAALQDTTAATLFSNRFRLPMVQQASFTAERELPLGLTALATYRVNVDRQLPSTTDLNIAPSTTKTIYQLQGGPGVLGAMDGETFALPLYTARLTPTVGPVTAITSTANATYHALTVEARRASQTFSFITSLTWSRAIDDNPTQGAIPRQNNQLDPFTNRYDKGLSTLNFPFRFVATATLRPRLTTPNRTLRLALNGWALTPIFLRRSGSPYTYTLFGGTYLPGGHESLNGSGGALYLPTVGRNTLQLPTATTLDLRLARAVRLCESLILTASAEAYNLANHVNIAGVTQRAYLVGDLNSLGTPAAPITPLTYQDAPTIAAEGITSRPFGSYTDSGTSTSRSRQLQFTLRLEF from the coding sequence GTGCCAACACCACTCCGCATCGCCCCGGCCACACCGGGAGTTCGCCCGTATTCCACCCTCGTCTTGGGCGTCCTCCTCGCCGCGCAGCTACAACGGCTTTCCGCCCAGTCCGCAACCGACGGCGCGATCTCCGGCCGCATTCCCGGCAGCGTAACGATCATCGCCCGCGAAACCGAAACCGGGCTCAGCATGAGTACGCATTGCTCCCGCACCGGCTACTTTCTCCTCGCCCACCTCCCGCCCGGAGACTATACGATCGAGCTGACCAGTCCGGACGGTCCTCCGCAACGCCGCACTCACATCCCCGTCCATCTGGGCCTCGTCACTCCCCTCCTGCAAACGACCGAACACTCCCGTCCGAGTGCCGAGAGCCAGGCCGAAGCCCCCGAAGCCGCCGTCCCCGACTCCAACTCCCAGGACGAATCCCTCCCCACCTACGCCGGCCTTCCTGCCACCCAGAACTCCCTCCATCTCGACGGTGGCGACCAGACGCAGGGCTTCTCTTCCACCCCCCAGGGCTCCGGCACACCGGTCGATCCAGAGCTCTCCGACGAGTCCGGCCAGGGCCTCTCCGACATCAGCGCCACAAGCCGCAATGCCTCCGCCCGCTCTATCCGCAACGCCGCCACGCCCTTCACCTTCGCTCACGCCGCCATCCGCGAGTTCCACCTCACCGGGAACACCTACTCCGCGCTCTATGGACACGCCGCCGGAGGCATTCTCACCACGACCACCCGCAGCGGTACCGTGCGTTTCCACGGCTCAGCCTTCGGCGCCGTCCGCGATAGCGCCTTCGCCGCTACCAACCCCTACGCCGAGGCCACCACCTACAACAGCGGCGCAATCACCAGCGCCGCCGTAAAGCCCCACGACGCTCGCCAGCAGTTCGGAGCCACCGCCTCCGGCCCCATCGTTCCCCGCCGCATCTTTTTTTTCGGAGCCTACGAAGGTCAGCGTCGAGGCTTCCCTGCCATCTCGTCACCCGAAGACCCCAGCTTCTACACCCTATCCGCCACCCAACGCGCCCTCCTCGCCAACCGAGGCGTATCCACCGCGAAGACCAACACCGCCCTCAACTATCTCGATAGCCTCACCGGCTCAACTCCCCGCCGTTCTGACGGCGACGTAGCCTTCGCCAAGCTCGACCTCCGCCCGGCAGAACGTCTCAACGGCAGCCTGCAATACAACCGAGCCCGCTGGAACCAGCCCGCCGCCGCCCTCAGCACACCTGTCGTCTCCCGCGCCCGCGCCAGCATCGGCAATACCGGAGACAAGGTCGACACCGCCCTGGCCCGCATCCTCGTCCGGCCAACCGAGAGCCTGGCCAACGACCTCCGCCTCCAGTACGGCCGCGAGCTCCAGACCCAGACCCCGCAAACGCCACTCCCCCAGGAGCCCGCCATCGCCCCCAACGGCCTCGCTCCCGAAGTCGCCATCAGCCCCCAGGGCCTCATCTTCGGAACCCCTGCCAACCTCGGCCGCGCCGCCTACCCCGACGAGCGCCGCCTCCAGTTCGCCGACCTCGTCTCCTTCGCCCACGGCCGCCAGCACCTCCAGGCCGGCATCGACTTCGCCGCCGTCCACACCCGCGTCTCCGCCCTCAACAATCAGGAAGGAACCTTCCAGTACGACAGCGGAGCCACCCACGGCCGCGCCGGAGGCCTCGTCGACTGGATCACCGACTATACCTTCAACGTCAACGCCTACCCCAACGGCGGCTGCCCCTCCATCACCGCCGCCGACCACCTCTTCTGCTTCCGGACCTTTACTCAGAGCTTTGGCCAGCAGCAGGTTGTCTTCAACACCCAGCAATGGGCCGGCTTCCTCCAGAACGACATCCGCATCATCCCCCGACTCACCCTCCACGTCGGTGCCCGCTACGACTACGATCGCCTCCCACCTGCTCAAAACCCCAACTCCGCCCTCGACGCCCTCTTCCCCCAGGCCTCCACTCGCCTGTTCCCCCAGGATCGAAACAACATCGCCCCCCGCCTCGGCCTCTCCCTCCAGGCCATCGGCTTCACCTTCCACGCTGGCTACGGTCTCTTCTACGGACGCCTCCCCGGCGCCACCATCCGCGCCGCCCTCCTCAACACTGACCTCCCCACCAGCACCACCCGCATCCGCATTACCCCGAGCACTACCACCGCCTGCCCCCAGGTACAGAACCAGGGCTTCGGCTATCCCTGCGCATACCTCGCCTCACCCGCCGCCGCGCTCCAGGACACAACCGCCGCCACCCTCTTCTCCAACCGTTTCCGTCTCCCCATGGTCCAGCAGGCATCCTTCACGGCCGAGCGCGAACTCCCTCTCGGCCTCACCGCTCTCGCCACCTACCGCGTCAACGTGGACCGCCAGCTCCCCAGCACCACCGACCTCAACATAGCCCCGAGCACTACCAAAACCATCTACCAGCTCCAGGGTGGCCCCGGCGTCCTCGGAGCTATGGACGGCGAAACCTTCGCCCTGCCCCTCTACACCGCCCGCCTCACGCCCACCGTAGGCCCCGTCACCGCCATTACCTCGACTGCCAACGCCACCTACCACGCCCTAACGGTAGAAGCCCGCCGCGCCTCCCAGACCTTCTCCTTCATCACCAGCCTCACCTGGTCCCGCGCCATCGACGACAACCCCACCCAGGGCGCCATCCCCCGCCAGAACAACCAGCTCGACCCCTTCACCAACCGCTACGACAAGGGCCTCTCTACCCTCAACTTCCCCTTCCGCTTCGTCGCGACCGCCACCCTCCGCCCCCGTCTCACGACCCCGAATCGCACCCTCCGCCTCGCCCTCAACGGCTGGGCCCTGACCCCCATCTTCTTACGCCGCAGCGGCTCTCCGTACACCTACACCCTCTTCGGCGGCACCTACCTTCCCGGCGGCCACGAGAGTCTCAACGGCTCCGGCGGAGCCCTCTACCTCCCCACCGTAGGCCGCAACACCCTCCAGCTCCCCACCGCCACCACACTCGACCTCCGCCTCGCCCGCGCCGTCCGCCTTTGCGAATCCCTCATCCTCACCGCCTCCGCCGAGGCCTACAACCTCGCCAACCACGTCAACATCGCCGGCGTCACCCAGCGCGCTTACCTCGTCGGCGACCTCAACTCCCTCGGAACCCCCGCCGCCCCCATCACGCCCCTCACCTATCAGGACGCCCCCACCATCGCAGCCGAAGGCATCACCTCTCGCCCATTCGGGTCCTACACCGACTCCGGAACCTCCACCTCCCGGTCCCGCCAGCTCCAGTTCACCCTCCGCCTTGAGTTCTAG
- a CDS encoding VTT domain-containing protein: MGILGIIAHHGYAVTAIVLFAAASGLPLPCSVVLLGAGAASHTVLKLWLVLPLAWGAAVLGDSLLYFGGKYTGWWLLSGLCRMSPNPENCIFRSAEYFYRRGPKTLLFAKFVPGLASMAAPLAGSLNMRFTRFLRMDALGVLGYVGSWMLGGYLFSAFINDIVRWVNELGHAVTVVVICLLLLYGAMYCISKLRARKYRRIERVSAASLHQRLQSEDPGKLVIIADVRSHGYYDPGGQRIKNSIRVEPSRLKEELVALREFMAPECEIYLYCSCIKDTTSVRIAHMLEQENCKTSVIEGGLKAWIKAGGAVEMVPSSDIEHLPRFE; encoded by the coding sequence ATGGGAATCCTCGGCATCATCGCGCATCACGGGTATGCCGTCACAGCAATCGTCCTCTTCGCCGCCGCCAGCGGTCTCCCACTCCCCTGCTCGGTCGTCCTCCTCGGCGCCGGCGCTGCCTCCCACACCGTCCTGAAGCTCTGGCTCGTCCTCCCTCTCGCATGGGGCGCCGCTGTCTTGGGAGACTCGCTCCTCTACTTCGGTGGAAAGTACACCGGTTGGTGGCTCCTCTCCGGCCTCTGCCGCATGTCGCCCAACCCCGAAAACTGCATCTTCCGCTCCGCCGAGTACTTCTACCGCCGCGGCCCCAAGACCCTCCTCTTCGCCAAGTTCGTCCCCGGCCTCGCCTCCATGGCCGCGCCCCTCGCCGGCTCGTTGAACATGCGCTTCACCCGCTTCCTGCGCATGGATGCTCTCGGCGTCCTCGGCTACGTCGGCTCCTGGATGCTCGGCGGCTATCTCTTCAGCGCCTTCATCAACGATATTGTCCGTTGGGTCAACGAGCTCGGCCACGCCGTCACCGTTGTCGTCATCTGCCTCCTCCTCCTTTACGGGGCCATGTACTGCATCAGCAAACTCCGCGCCCGCAAGTACCGCCGTATCGAGCGTGTCAGCGCCGCCAGCCTTCACCAGCGCCTCCAGTCCGAAGACCCCGGCAAGCTCGTCATCATCGCCGACGTCCGCAGCCACGGCTACTACGACCCAGGCGGGCAGCGCATCAAGAACTCCATCCGCGTCGAACCCAGCCGCCTGAAAGAGGAACTCGTAGCCCTCCGCGAGTTCATGGCCCCCGAGTGCGAAATCTATCTCTACTGCTCCTGCATCAAGGACACCACCAGCGTCCGTATCGCCCACATGCTCGAGCAGGAAAATTGCAAGACCTCCGTCATCGAAGGCGGCCTGAAAGCCTGGATCAAAGCCGGCGGAGCCGTAGAAATGGTTCCCTCCAGCGACATTGAGCACCTGCCCCGCTTCGAATAA
- the rsfS gene encoding ribosome silencing factor has protein sequence MASTESYQLLLTAAAACEDKKAEDIRILKLDPSESGLTDYFLICNGTNDRQNVAITDEIEIRLKRDFGVYPNSVEGRRQGEWVLMDYVDFIVHVFSPEKRAFYGLERLRKSATTISVDDLNEELKASIAAARVKTPKKPLSGERAEEEPVAPKAKAKKAAKKVAAKVAAKKSAAKKVPAKKTAAKKKSTK, from the coding sequence ATGGCCTCTACCGAAAGCTACCAGCTCTTGCTCACCGCGGCGGCCGCCTGCGAAGACAAGAAAGCCGAAGATATCCGGATCCTCAAGCTCGACCCGTCGGAGAGTGGACTCACCGACTACTTCCTGATCTGCAACGGCACCAACGACCGCCAGAACGTCGCGATCACCGACGAGATCGAGATCCGGCTCAAGCGGGACTTCGGCGTGTATCCGAACTCGGTTGAGGGACGCCGACAGGGAGAATGGGTGCTGATGGATTACGTGGACTTCATCGTCCATGTGTTCTCGCCAGAGAAGCGGGCGTTCTATGGGCTGGAACGGCTGAGGAAGTCGGCGACCACGATCAGTGTCGACGACCTCAATGAGGAGTTGAAGGCGTCGATTGCGGCGGCGCGGGTGAAGACGCCGAAGAAGCCGCTGTCGGGAGAACGGGCCGAGGAAGAACCGGTTGCTCCGAAGGCCAAGGCGAAGAAGGCTGCGAAGAAAGTCGCTGCAAAGGTTGCGGCGAAGAAGAGTGCCGCGAAGAAGGTTCCGGCGAAGAAGACAGCAGCAAAGAAGAAGTCCACGAAGTAG